The window tgtataaattgtatatttgAGGAATATTTAAGCTGAAAGGGACTTGGGAGTACAGTAAAAATATGAACTTGGGAACAGCTGCTAGCCAATATTTCTGCATTCTCACTCAAGGTCTCTCTCTTTCTCTGACTTTTTCTctccccatatatatatatatagttaccaCGTTGGATGACTATCGTGGAGTGATAAGTACTTTTATTCAAAAGCCTTTAAGCCCTACATATAAAGTCGTGTTTGTTAGGTAGTGTCGAGCGGTTTATCAGTCTGTGAGATTTTTCAGTGCGAAATCAGATTTGGTTTGACTCCAATATGATGTCTGATAATAATAGAGCTTGTCAAGCCCTTTGATATAAAATTCACTTTTGTTAAGGAACCTTTTATCTCCCTTATGAGATATTTCAATGCGAACGTGAATTTAGTCTGACTCAAATATGTTCGATAAATGAGATGAAATGAGgttatatatgtttgttatgggTTCGAATCAGTTAGATATTTAAGCAGAGAAACATAGAGGTAAAGAAAATAGTAACTATGAAATTTAGTTAAAAACTTTAAAGGTAAAGAATTGGAGTAAAAATTTGTCTCTAATGCATGAATGTTGTCCAATTAAACTTTGACATTGTCCAGCTAATAAAGGTATTTATGGCTCTCCAATTATGCAGGTGGAACTCAGATTACAGACCACAAGAGTCAATTTTTCACCATATTcttttctactattatttttttaaaaaatttagtcgGTCTTTGGTATCTACTTTTTTTGAGTGAGAATTTATCGAAAATAATATCTCTATCTCATTTATGAGGTTGTtatatggactgtgtacacttagCCTTCTCCAGACTATACTTTgtggaatacactgggtatgttgttgttgttgtttggtacCCACTTTGGGGTCTAATTAATTTAGATTTGTATCGGAAAGTTTCATGTTGAAGGTAAAGCGCTTCCTACCAAAGGTGACTTCATACTGAAAGCTCTAGCTCTAACGCAAGACCTCGAATACTTACTATTTCACCACAAACTTTGATGGTAAGTTTTTAACTATTGAAGGAACTCAATATATTATCTAGTTAAATAATAATATGTAACTAAAGCTTTATTACTTATTTTATCTCAACCTTGGAGAATTGGACTTCTTGGATTGGTCAACAAATATATGCACCTAATTAGTGTATCTTGCCTGTTATGTCCAATAATTAGTTCATTGTAGCCAACTAATTGAATATACTATATTAAtttaaatctctaaatcaagaTTAACATAATTTCTTGATTAGTGATATTAAAAGATGGGGTCCAAATGTTGAGCTGTTAGCCTACCAATACAGTTGAGGTAATGCAAAAAAGAGCAAAATTTGACAATAATTTCTGCCTTAGCTTGTATGGATTCTTATGTATGGACTATATTAGCCTATAAAAGAAAGATTAGTGATAACTTTGAACAATTTGACAAATATTGCCCAACACAAGTCCCTTTTTGGCCTAAATTATATAGCTTTTTTTGTCTCTTCTGTTTCATTTGGATATGGCGCAGTGGATTGAGTTGCTCCTCCTTTAACCAGAGGTCTCAGGTTCGAGCCTTGAGTATGGAAAAATCCTTGGTAAGGACCGCTACCCCCGAATGAGGCCCTATCCAGCGCGAATTCGAATTAGTCGagctccaatgcgggtaccggaTATTGGATGAAAccccccaaaaaagaaaaaactgtcTCAGTGAGAAAATCAAAAAACTCTTCACCAACAAACTTGGGTGTAGCCCTCTTAAATGGGCTTTTATATGGTACATATTCAAATTAGTCGGAATTTCAAAATGGATGACTATATGATCTACCAATAAAGGGTCTCTCGGGAGAGATAAGATTCTTCCATCCTTAACTAGAGTCTTGAATCGATCTAAGCAcgaaaaaattatattaacaaCCACTTTTTCCCCTAAGTGTATTTCACGTGTACAAATTCAAATTAGTCGAGACTTTAATGCGAATAATGAACACTAAATAGGAAATCAAAAATATTTGGATGTAAAGCTATTAGGTCCCTGAAATTAGATTGGAATTTGATCACTAAGAACAACATACAAAGGCCTTACCCCTACCAGGCAGAGAgtctgtttccgatagaccctcaacAACAAgggtaaaagaaataaaaaattaccctTATGTTAGGGAAGATAAAAACAAATTCATTCttcaaaatacaacaaaaagttACTCATCAGCTTCTTGAAATTTCTTTCTGCTAGTGATAGAGATCAAGAAGTACCATCCATAAAAATTAGTTGAAACATAGAGAAGAGATCAACTCCTCTTTGAATAGTTTACAAAATGGTACCAAGAAAATATTTAAAGAGGAAAGTTGATGATGACAATGACAAAATGTACATCAAAACAACTGGATTATTTAACTTATAGGGACCCCTCCCTCCTATTGATCCTCCCATTTCCACCTTCGTTCAACCTCCTCAAGGACTTTCGCGCGAGCTTGACTTCTCCTCGCTTCATCCTCAACCCATGATCTGTTTCAAAAGAAAACATGCATTGTCAACTACCACCTAAACACTATCCGGAGTAAAAATTTCTATATCTTCAGGCTGATAAATAAGTGTAAACTGGAATAGAAACTGCACCATCAGATCGATAGAATTAGTTCTCCGTCACCAAGAGTGGCCTGAACTTCACAATATCAAGCTTGACTAaagaatttaatcaaacaatCCAATGGAAGTTCAATGTGAAAACATGGAAACTAGTGTAAATTACGTATGCAGTATGCATCAGTTCTAGCAAGAATATATAACCGTTGCATCCTTGCCACTATCCTCATCTCAAGATTACTCCCCTAAAGGAGtaaaaaatcaaagataaacaTACCCGCGATTAGCATATTCGTGATTCAGAGAACAGCACTCCGTCTGTTCGAGTCTCTTTAGAACGTCTAATATCTTTTTAATGGACTTAGCAATTCGGCTGAATCCTGCGAAACCCTTCACCTATGTAATTAATCTTTTTTCGAGAAAGGTAACAGGTTTCAGCAGAAAGGCTGTGCTTGGAGCCATATTAACAGTCCAAAACAAGCAGAAGTATATCCTTAGCAATGATTCTGCATATTCTAATAGTTCTGTAATAATCTTGCATCCAAGGGGTAACTTAGTCTAGAAGGGAAAAGACAATTCCCCTATCATGAGACAAGTATTTTTTGCTCTTTTGTACAGTGCCACCCCACCCTTTATGCCTCCATTCCCTCCCAGGCCAACTCACAAAGGAAGTACTAAGTTTTTGGTTTTCATTGcataatttcatgtcaattacAAACCACAAGTGCTAATAAGTTATCAACCTCTCTGCCAACACCATCCTTAATTTTCTGAATGAAGTGGCACAAGAAAAATGATCTTTCATTTAAATCTTAATCTACTTTCAGACAATCTCTCTAACTATGTTCCCAGAGTAATTCATCAAAAAATCTTTCCGGAGTACAATTATCTTGTTTGTCAGTAGAAGATGCCCTTGGTTTAAGCTGCTTCATCAACTTCTTAACAAATAAGTAAACTTTTATGCACTATGCAGAAGATGTATGCCTTAGCCAGATTAGTCAAACTTCTTAAGTGCTATTTAATATTCACTTAAAATCTACATGTTGAAACTCCATTCCCTATTGAAGTATTTAACAAGACAAAGTTAACAGATGTTGCCATTttcccccaaaaaaaaaagaaagaagtaaaTAAAAGCCACAGTTAACAAATATTTGTACCTCAGTTTTCGCAAAGCCTCAATCTCAGCTTCCAACATAGATTTTGTGTCAAGCACGGCTTCATGCTTAACCTGCAAATCATGAATTGTACCACTTAAATCACACTGCTCATTCACATGCTCAAACTTCTCACGTGCAAGCCTTTCGGACATCTCATCGACCTCTTCCTTAAGACTAGAAAGCAGCTGCTTCTGACAGTCTAGAGCTGCCTTCTGCCTCAGAAGTTCAGCTCGAGCATTCTCTTGTACAATCTTTTCCTGTTCTAGATCTCTAACAGAAGCCAGATAATCACTCTCTACCTCCAAACCACGACTTCTTTCTGCTTCCATTTTACTCTCCCAAATCCTCTGTATTTCTCCTCTATCAAGTAGGTCCGACTTGATTTCTTCCATTTCCATTAGTCTCGATAAATTTTCTGCTTCAAGTTTTGACAGTTCACTTTGTATATATTCTTCCATTCTCCCGCTTGTCAGTGAAACAGCTGCCTGAGCCTTCGTGGATGGTTTATCAGGCTGGAATCGTTTTGCCTGTCCTGTAAATGATCATACGTAGGCGATCAACAAACTTCTTAATTCATAGCTTCCGTTTACTTAAAACTGTCTGGCATGCATTAAATTCCACCTatatcttttcatttttctccccGTCCCAAATGATTTGAGTGAATTAGATAATCTAGAAAGATGTTTGATCATGTCAAAGAATGCATGGGTGACATGGAAGTGGTGACATTTTTGCCGTGTGCATCTTATATATCTAATTCTTTGTGCAGTAGTGCCAAATCAGAGAAAGAAAGAGACCAAAAACTCTCCGAAGAATGCTCTGTTCGCCAGCCCGTAAATCCACAAAAAGTTCCACCAAAGCTTCAGAATTGATGTCTCTTACATCCAGAAAACCGATGTTCTTCCTTGATATCTGAACTGTAAACAGAGTCAGATAATTCAGGCAGATAAAGGACATCAAAATCTCAGTAAAGTTGAATCAAGCGCTGGAGTGTGGCTTTTCCCCTACCTCTTTATCTATCCCTGGCATGACTTCATACTCTATTTTGGCTTTCCAACTGATTAAATCTTGGCGAGACAAAAATCTGAAAAAGCAAAACAGGCATTAACGCAAGTAGAACTATAGACAAAGATAACAAAGGGAGAAATGAAATGAAGGGACAGGCGGGGGAGATGAACATCCTAGTACCTGTCCGGGAGAAAACAGACGCCCTGATCTTCTGAAACATTTGAAGTGGAAGCAAACTCCCTATCTGACAGCTTGCTAGGAATAATACCAGCCTCAGCTAGGGCTGCATAACaaaattttaaggatcaactGAGCTCTTTCAATGATGATATATACTATGGTTGGGTAACAACACGTCAAGCTTACATTGAATGGTCGCAAAATCAGGGTCATCAACACTCACATCATCAAAGGCAGCAATTGTGGAACCAGAAAGCACAACTGATGGAACTATCCGATGCTTTCTACTCCTAGAAGTCAAAAAGAAAATGGTCAGAAAAACTAGTCAGTGGTACTCgaatttttcatcttcttctaaCAAAAGAACTGCACAAATAAATGTTGTTGACCAAAACTACCTTTCCAGTTGTGTGTTTGTTTTAACTAACCATCTTGCATATTCCCTCCTTGTACATAATTCATCTGCTTTAACATCATCTTCAATGATCTGTATACTTTAGATTATAATGGTGAAACTATGCTTGAAACTGAATCTAAACCACCGAAAagtcagagagagagagagagagagagagagaggcacAAATAGCGCTACAGCGTAAAGTCACTAGCTGgcaataaaaatacaatatgacaGCCTAGTACCAATTATACCTCACAGCATAATTGCTAAGTCATGTTTAGAACCAAACCTAAAGCATTGATTGAAGGGTGAAAGACAAAGAGGGAAAATAACATTaccaattaaaatcataataacgaCAACAAAGACTACAAAATATAACAGGCTAGTTTTCACTGGAAAAAACATATTATCCATAGTCCTGGATATATCATAAAAAGGAGAGATAAGGAAGGAATCATAGTCCAGTCTGAATATGCAACATACTAGCTTAATTACATTTTGTTTTTCTAACAGCAGTATCTAGGCAACATCACTTCTCTGGGCTGCCTTCTTGAGGTTGTTACTGTACTTCCCCAAGCTTCCGATCTCACACTCAACACAAGGAAATATGAAATACTCATGATTCAGGACACACAGCAAAGGTTCCCTCTTGAAGCTGGCCATCAAATTTTGACCAAAATTAACTTTTAAACATCAAAGCCATCCGGTACCTATGCTACATCACATATCTTGGGAAAATATGTTGCTTCTGGTCTGAATTAATAGTGCAATACAAAGTTATATAGCTATCGTGTAGTTCAAAACTCAGTCAAGCACTATAAGTAAATGAACTATAACTAAGTCCATAATATGACATAGATTTGCATAAAAAATTGTACAAGTACAGCAGGAAAGCTAATTACTCTCAAATGGAATAAAGGTCAGGCAACTATACCTCGAGTTTCTTCAACACAAAAAGAGCTTCTTCTTGAGTAGAATCTACAGCAAAGGGAATCGTAATACGTCCAAGTACTCCACTAGTTACTGCTTTAGTTGTAACAGGGCGTGTCTCTTCAAAATGACAACAAACCACAAGTTTAGGCCAGTGAGGAATGAAACTAAAATCAGAGTTAAATGAACAGGACTGTTATGATTCTAGGTAattcaataaaagagaaacaaaatgaGATAATATTGGCACCAAATCGAGCTCAAAATAAAATGAGATAACATGGGTGGATGCTGACCTGCCTTGAATGAGGATTTCTATTCAATTGTCTTCACATATCATTTCTATTTCAACTTTCAGAtgagaataaaatgaaaaatgaaatttgtaAACTTAAACTTGCATGTTAGAACTAGCCGTACAAGTTTCTTTTACTGACGCAAAGAAAAGAACAGAAAAGAAATCTGGATATTATTGGTGTATACTTTAGAGGAGCATTATAAGTAATTATTGACTTGTCTATCTGATTCAAGTTGTTTCACGGgttcttttattttatcagtttccTAGTTGGTTTAAGACTTGCAAGTTATTCCACTCTTATCTGTTTATTAGCTAGAACAGTAGTCTTGGTTTCACAGGATCTGCCTTGGGCTTTAAGTAGCTATAAAGAGATGGCCTTTATCATAAAAAACTTATCTCTTACTTCAGTTATTACTCAGTTCAATTGCAGCTGTGACTTTGCTTTCACAGTTTCAATTGCATACCGTTCCAGCTCTTTTGGTAGGAATTTTGCTTCCTTCTCTATACAGCATGTATTTTCTGCTGTTCCTTCCAGTTAAAATAGTCTATATCGAGCCTTATTTAGGTCCGACACTAATTATTTCTGTAATACTCCGTACTTCTACccagcttgaaatcatcccaagaatgtcaaagacttactttgaaagatgaatccacttttatacacgtggaatttttaagattttcactttttgttgagtaggaaattgaataagctttccatcgatacccattTCGTCAAAATacggtatcggggtagaaagttatggccattttacagaaagcagtcaaaactgcccaggtgcgatgatgAGGGCCGACGGAACGTCGAGCTAGAGACTGACCGTCACAgtggaggcagtgagaccaccttctgccTAAGGGCGACGgctcaggccgacggaccgtcgcccaagccgtcgcagcagagacagtgaacccctattctgcccaggtgcgacggtcaggaccaacggaccgtcgcacccaccgtcgcatagttcgttcagttattttaaagtcgtttttaaaagggtatttgggtcttttccacccgttttaacccctaattatatcagatcaaagctcataagttcattatccatctacaacatcaaattagggttttctctcaaagataatccccaagaacaagatccaaatccttcttcaagaaactaagagattccaagttcttcaagtctaagaacttcaagaaactcacaacccaggtatgtcatgtgttgattcatggatccctttcacccatgaagctcaagaatctcttttcaaaatccaagatttgtgtatgtatgaatgttcatgatttaaattgaatttcaattcaatttaaatNNNNNNNNNNNNNNNNNNNNNNNNNNNNNNNNNNNNNNNNNNNNNNNNNNNNNNNNNNNNNNNNNNNNNNNNNNNNNNNNNNNNNNNNNNNNNNNNNNNNtgagtttcttgaagttcttagacttgaagaacttcaagaaactcacaacccaggtatgtcatgtgttgattcatggatccctttcacccatgaagctcaagaatctcttttcaaaatccaagatttgtgtatgtatgaatgttcatgatttaaattgaattgaaattcatgttcatgatgttgtgggattttgattcatgttttaaattacatattccaatgattgaccctagtatgtgatgatttgtataataatcatgataaacccttcaaactTGCAAAATTATTCATGCAACCAtgacaattagatgcattgataaTGGTATAatcaaagtatgctccccatgtgtttgattaaatgcctatgtgaagggaaagtgtcatactagtataaataatatgaaatccccattcatgtacaagttcatgcatgtcaagtgtttgatgaaatgtcttagtcaatgaattatggatatatctgtggccattgtggtgctttagaacttgtacttcatgaattctccaacttattgtattatggattgtgatgttggtcatgtattcaagaaagtcatgctttgtcagtttcatgctatcgagtcctgggggtacttgtacccgacaatttagttgtgtgcctagagccagtgtcatgttttcaagatactctcagtcgagtcatgttcatagaaattcagtcagtcatgtgactcaggaaaactcaataatctcagtagtgttctgtcagtcaacggaactcagttaatttagtttagtccagttcagttaatcatgttcagtgtctattcagatggaagtaggaattagcaccgagtgaacccaaggatgggaacacacactgttagatgagggtgtgattcttagaagtcatccttgcgttccagaactatgtagccagcataggttgagacatcaacactgtcagatgagggttgatgaggtggttaagcactgtcagatgagggccccaccgttctcttttggggacactgtcagatgagggttacccacagcttgtccttaccagtggcgcggtattgacacccttccaattggggttacagattggaccccacctcAACTATATtgttttatttggggcatgtcggttagatgactacttcccacagtttcagttacagaatcaggaccatcagatacagtcattcagtctcagtaatagaactcagatagttctacagaatttaggaccgtcagatacagtcaactcagaacagtacggaactcagctagttccatcacaacctagactatcagatacagtcgctcagtatcagtatctcatgttatcagtactcagattcagtaatcatgttatcacgaacttagttacaattactatgtattcatgcatgtattctcacgttcatgttatccagtcagttaatatagttcatgcatgtcaaccctttgcattcagcctacctcacatgcataccagtagattcaaacgtactgatgcatttgcgctatggtgttttataccgtAGGTTCAAaagtatgagctccagagcatcagtagcattccagtctcaacagtcagagttagcagtgagtcctcatccttcgaggacatgaccattactttattatctcattgattaatttatttcagtagttggagttagttggggacatgtcccatcaactccttattcagacagtttagaggcttacggactagcatgttcagacagtaatttcagttgttttgggtatttcatatcccctccagatgttatgttttatcagttatgttacagttttgaaccttatggcctttcagcctttatttccgcatttatacagtatattatgcagtgcccaggtatagatatcagtcatgggttaacttttggtccttcggggtcatgagcaccgtgtagcgtttcgagtaacagatttggggcgttacaatttctttcttaatttaatcTCTTTCCTTGCTTTCATCCAAGGAGTGGATTCCAACATAAATTCAGCACGTTATATTTGTCAAAAAGCTCAAGGACCAATTTATCTACAAAAGAAAGTTCAAAGCTATGGTCTATCATAACTGATCAGAACAATATTCAGTAATTAGTCAAGGCCTCTTAGTTCCTTTGTATTATGAATTTGTCTTCACTAAAGAAAGTTCTCAAAACAAAAAGGTAGATGGAAAAGTTTACAAGTTTGGCCCAAAAAGGAAAAGACTAaatagcttaattttttttttggatgatgGTGATATTCGGGGAAACTCGCGTAAACCTCGACCAGTTCATTGAGTATCTGCTACCTCCCACCCCCAAAAAAACATGTAATTCTGCCCAGCGATGCTGGGGGAGATGCGAATCTAATGTTTTTGCCTTCCTCTGAGATTTGAATCTGAATCTGAGACCTCCACTCACATCATTGACCACTAGGACGCACCCTTAGgttctaaataaattaaattagcATACCGGTATACAATTGTACATCAAAGGATGGGAAGGGGGCAAGGGAAACAGCAAACCAACTATTTTCCAAAGAACAAAGAGATTCCATAATAAGCAAATTACTCCCAACCCAAATAAGAACTTTAAAGAGGTATCGTTACATGATTCAGATATTTTACGCAAATATTAGCATTTTCCATGAGACTGGACCAAAGGAAGAATGTAACACGATAGCTTTTCTTAAAAGTAATTTTATCGAGACTATTGCAATATTAAGGTACTCATACCAAAGCTTATTTGAACAATCAAACAACATAAAAAAGTTTGGTGGCGTTCAGAACCATTAAACTCTAGACCTTACCCGAGACAACATTTTTATCATCGAAATCAGGAACTCCCTCCACCATTTCAGAAATTTGATCACTTTCCGTTGACAAATCAGCAGTTTCTCCATTTTCTCCCTTATTAGAAGCCTCATTAGGTACTAAACTAACATGTGAACCATGGAATGGCTCAGTGAATTGAAATTTGAATCCTATAAGATGCACAAAGTACACGAAAAGTTGAATTACACTTCTATAAAGAACAACAGCACTAGAAACTACCCAACTAACAAAGCAATCCAAAAATTTCCAAAAGTATCACCTTTCTGGTATAGTGAAAAGTAGGAAGCAACACCAAGTCCAGCAGCAAGAGACACCGACATACCAATAACCAAAAATTTCGACAAACCTGCAAGTATCCAGTTTGTAATTCTCTTAATTCTCAAACAAATCACAAGATCAAAATT of the Capsicum annuum cultivar UCD-10X-F1 chromosome 11, UCD10Xv1.1, whole genome shotgun sequence genome contains:
- the LOC107848085 gene encoding uncharacterized protein LOC107848085, whose product is MCSSITPFPLTFPPKYPLINNQDSIFTSHPFILKTRIPKFTLSASVSEKVEEVSWGVSDPNNAEFDVYNGWDFVQPPVFNKKKKGLSKFLVIGMSVSLAAGLGVASYFSLYQKGFKFQFTEPFHGSHVSLVPNEASNKGENGETADLSTESDQISEMVEGVPDFDDKNVVSETRPVTTKAVTSGVLGRITIPFAVDSTQEEALFVLKKLEIIEDDVKADELCTRREYARWLVKTNTQLERSRKHRIVPSVVLSGSTIAAFDDVSVDDPDFATIQSLAEAGIIPSKLSDREFASTSNVSEDQGVCFLPDRFLSRQDLISWKAKIEYEVMPGIDKEISRKNIGFLDVRDINSEALVELFVDLRAGEQSILRRVFGQAKRFQPDKPSTKAQAAVSLTSGRMEEYIQSELSKLEAENLSRLMEMEEIKSDLLDRGEIQRIWESKMEAERSRGLEVESDYLASVRDLEQEKIVQENARAELLRQKAALDCQKQLLSSLKEEVDEMSERLAREKFEHVNEQCDLSGTIHDLQVKHEAVLDTKSMLEAEIEALRKLRSWVEDEARRSQARAKVLEEVERRWKWEDQ